From a single Silene latifolia isolate original U9 population chromosome 6, ASM4854445v1, whole genome shotgun sequence genomic region:
- the LOC141586747 gene encoding uncharacterized protein LOC141586747 codes for MSSPFSKLGFRFYHHFHFNYHHFCNSANTKLIATDDPHKFVVYVREQVKSGFNNLQFPINLFHRMMSLVRRPSITDFNELLSAMLKLKRLHPHATILSLYSDLELSGIPPDLHSIGMLANCYCHLRRVDFGYSLFAKSLKLGYPYKSNLILLTTLMNGHVHNNQLSEAILLLDVAVIKLGSRPDIVMYSTMVKRLCRTGDYAGALHLLCRMNSAPSFCKPNIFIYNTLIDVLSKDKLISEALNLFSVMKTEGIKPNVYTYTSLMRGLFDIGRKGEAMEMLVEMMESNIEPNVATYSMLVDMHCKDKMTDAAEAILPIMIKRGLTPNVVTYSALMDGYCSCGQMDKARDLMDLMVKSHCHPNVVTFTTLINGFLKLQRIDKALDVLHKMCELGIAPDAWLYDVLIDGLCEAGYVQDAENLVSNLLTRGLLPRKQNKVKWMLS; via the coding sequence ATGTCTTCCCCCTTTTCTAAGTTAGGGTTTCGATTTTACCATCATTTCCATTTTAATTATCATCATTTCTGCAATTCTGCTAATACTAAGCTTATTGCTACTGATGATCCTCATAAATTTGTGGTGTATGTTAGAGAGCAAGTAAAATCAGGGTTTAATAATCTCCAATTTCCCATTAATCTGTTCCACCGAATGATGTCTCTTGTGCGCCGACCTTCGATTACTGATTTTAATGAGTTATTATCAGCAATGCTCAAACTCAAACGACTACATCCTCATGCTACTATCCTTTCTCTCTATTCAGATCTCGAATTATCAGGTATCCCACCCGATTTACATTCCATAGGAATGCTGGCTAATTGTTACTGCCACTTACGCCGTGTCGATTTCGGGTATTCTCTCTTTGCCAAGTCTCTTAAGCTTGGCTACCCCTATAAATCTAATTTAATTCTCCTCACGACCTTAATGAATGGTCACGTTCATAACAACCAGCTCAGTGAAGCCATTTTGTTGTTGGATGTAGCTGTCATTAAGCTTGGCAGTCGGCCAGATATAGTTATGTATAGTACCATGGTGAAACGTCTTTGCAGGACCGGGGACTATGCGGGCGCTCTCCACCTACTCTGCCGAATGAATTCTGCCCCCTCTTTTTGCAAGCCTAACATTTTCATCTATAATACCCTTATCGACGTTCTTTCCAAAGACAAGTTGATATCAGAGGCCCTCAACCTCTTTTCAGTCATGAAAACCGAGGGAATCAAACCAAATGTATACACATATACCTCATTGATGCGAGGTTTGTTCGACATAGGTCGTAAAGGAGAGGCCATGGAAATGTTGGTTGAGATGATGGAGAGCAACATTGAACCGAATGTTGCTACTTATAGCATGTTGGTTGACATGCACTGCAAGGACAAGATGACTGATGCAGCAGAAGCCATATTACCGATAATGATTAAACGAGGTTTGACTCCTAATGTGGTCACTTATAGCGCTTTAATGGATGGATATTGCTCGTGCGGCCAAATGGACAAGGCAAGGGATCTCATGGATTTGATGGTCAAAAGCCATTGTCACCCCAATGTTGTGACTTTTACTACTTTGATCAACGGTTTTCTTAAACTTCAAAGGATCGACAAAGCCCTCGATGTATTGCACAAAATGTGTGAGCTAGGGATTGCTCCTGACGCATGGCTCTATGACGTTCTCATAGATGGCTTGTGTGAGGCTGGCTACGTTCAAGATGCAGAAAATCTTGTTTCTAATCTCTTAACTAGGGGTTTGCTACCTCGtaaacaaaataaagtaaaatggatGCTCTCCTGA